A genomic window from Populus nigra chromosome 7, ddPopNigr1.1, whole genome shotgun sequence includes:
- the LOC133700191 gene encoding uncharacterized protein LOC133700191, whose amino-acid sequence MADDLCFFFSKDSFIIKAPKKSPLALRMVVLVFAMVCGVYICSICLKQIGIRTNPGFLNVEVIERPCPEPNIEPWEIPYVHYPRPKTYSRAECKCNPVRYFAILSMQRSGSGWFETLLNNHTNISSNGEIFSVKVRRSNVSTITETLDKIYNLDWSSSASKNECTAAVGLKWMLNQGVMRHHEEIVEYFKTRGVSAIFLFRRNLLRRMISILANSYDRDVKPLNGTHKSHVHSPREAEILAKYKSLINTTLLIPSLKQVEDTTAKALEYFKSARHIILYYEDVVKNRTKLLDVQDFLKVPRRELKSRQVKIHKGSLLNYVENWDEVQKSVKGTHYESLLSGDY is encoded by the exons atggCTGACGatctctgcttcttcttctccaag GATTCTTTTATTATAAAGGCTCCTAAGAAGTCGCCATTGGCGTTAAGGATGGTTGTTTTGGTGTTTGCGATGGTTTGTGGTGTGTATATATGTTCAATTTGTCTTAAGCAAATTGGCATTCGAACAAATCCTGGATTTTTAAATGTTGAAGTGATTGAAAGGCCATGTCCGGAACCTAATATTGAACCTTGGGAAATCCCTTATGTGCACTACCCACGGCCGAAAACTTATAGCAG GGCTGAATGCAAGTGCAATCCTGTGCGGTATTTTGCTATTCTGTCAATGCAGAGATCTGGGAGTGGATGGTTTGAGACATTGTTAAATAATCATACTAACATAAGCTCAAATGGAGAGATTTTCTCTGTTAAAGTTAGGAGGAGTAATGTTTCAACGATTACGGAGACTCtcgataaaatttataatctgGATTGGTCAAGCAGTGCTTCCAAGAATGAGTGTACTGCGGCAGTTGGCCTGAAGTGGATGCTTAATCAG GGTGTGATGCGACACCATGAAGAAATAGTGGAGTACTTCAAAACCAGAGGTGTTTCAGCTATTTTTCTCTTCAGGAGAAATCTGTTACGCAGGATGATTTCTATACTTGCAAATTCTTATGATCGAGATGTGAAGCCACTGAATGGAACCCATAAGTCCCATGTTCATTCGCCTCGTGAg GCAGAGATACTAGCGAAATACAAGTCTTTGATCAATACAACTTTGCTGATACCCAGTCTGAAGCAAGTAGAAGACACGACTGCCAAAGCCTTAGAGTACTTTAAGAGTGCAAGGCACATTATTCTTTACTATGAAGATGTGGTCAAGAACCGCACG AAATTATTAGATGTTCAAGATTTTCTAAAGGTTCCACGAAGAGAACTTAAGAGTCGTCAAGTAAAGATACACAAAGGATCCCTATTGAACTATGTTGAGAACTGGGACGAAGTCCAAAAGTCTGTGAAAGGAACGCACTATGAAAGCCTCCTAAGTGGAGATTACTGA
- the LOC133698592 gene encoding probable carboxylesterase 5: MPVPTLLVLLFLPAIPKTLVKTSSPISLSLKFDMDNSNETTHDFSPFFKVYKDGRIERSLVLDDLPAGLDPETGVLSKDVVISPDSGVKARIFIPEIVGSDQKLPLLVHYHGGGFCVGSAFHILTKNVLTPIVSQGNVIAISIDYRLAPEHLLPIAYNDSWDGLEWIAGHSNGLGPEPWLNNHVDFGKVFLTGESAGANIAHYLAVQVGANGWAGLKLAGVILVHPFFGYKDVDEMHKYLCPTSSGGDDDPRLNPAVDPNLSKMGCQKALVCVAEKDFLRDRGEAYYKTLATSGWPGKVEFYETKGEDHCFNAFKQCGETDALNKKVVDFMTME, translated from the coding sequence ATGCCTGTGCCCACACTTTTAGTTTTGCTCTTCCTCCCTGCCATACCTAAAACACTTGTCAAAACTTCCTctcccatctctctctctctcaaatttgaTATGGATAACAGCAATGAAACAACTCATGATTTTTCACCCTTCTTCAAAGTTTACAAAGATGGTAGAATAGAGAGGTCTCTGGTCCTGGACGATCTTCCTGCTGGCCTGGACCCGGAAACTGGGGTCCTATCCAAAGATGTTGTGATCTCACCAGACAGTGGCGTCAAGGCCAGAATTTTTATCCCAGAAATTGTGGGGTCAGATCAAAAGCTGCCCCTCCTAGTCCACTATCATGGTGGTGGCTTTTGTGTTGGATCAGCGTTTCACATTCTAACAAAAAACGTTCTCACTCCAATAGTGAGCCAAGGCAACGTTATTGCCATCTCTATCGACTACAGATTGGCCCCTGAACACCTCCTGCCGATTGCTTACAACGATTCATGGGATGGGCTGGAGTGGATTGCTGGTCATTCTAACGGGCTTGGACCCGAGCCATGGCTTAACAACCATGTGGATTTCGGGAAGGTTTTCTTAACGGGCGAGAGTGCTGGGGCAAATATAGCCCATTACTTAGCGGTTCAAGTAGGCGCTAATGGCTGGGCGGGCTTGAAACTTGCCGGTGTGATCCTCGTGCACCCGTTCTTCGGGTATAAAGACGTAGATGAAATGCACAAATATTTGTGTCCTACAAGTTCCGGGGGCGATGACGACCCAAGATTGAATCCAGCGGTGGATCCCAACTTGTCAAAAATGGGATGCCAGAAAGCCCTCGTTTGTGTGGCGGAGAAAGATTTCTTGAGGGATAGAGGGGAGGCTTATTACAAGACCTTGGCTACGAGTGGGTGGCCTGGAAAAGTGGAGTTTTATGAGACCAAGGGAGAGGATCATTGCTTTAACGCGTTCAAACAGTGTGGAGAGACAGATGCCCTAAACAAGAAGGTCGTTGATTTCATGACTATGGAGTGA
- the LOC133699119 gene encoding probable carboxylesterase 5 → MDSSNSNEIVHDFPPFFRIYKNGKVERITADTETVPPSIDPLTGVQTKDTVVSQENSLSVRLFIPKITDPTQKLPLLIYIHGGAFCIESPFSSLYHNYLADLVHNANVIAVSVQYRRAPEHPLPAAYDDSWAAIQWVASHVNGEGSESWLNGHADFDRTFLAGDSAGANIAHNMVVRAGTTNGLNGVKIVGVVLVHPFFCNNEPDTFSPVIEFIFPSVRIYDDPRINPAGAGGAELASLGCARVLIFVAGKDRLRDRGVRYYEALKRSGWGGLVEIVETEGEDHVFHLLNPNCAKARVMMEKVVSFINHGR, encoded by the coding sequence ATGGATTCGTCAAACTCCAACGAAATTGTTCATGACTTCCCCCCCTTCTTTCGCATTTACAAAAATGGCAAGGTGGAGAGGATCACAGCTGACACAGAAACTGTACCACCATCCATTGACCCTCTAACAGGAGTCCAAACCAAAGACACCGTAGTCTCACAAGAAAACAGCTTGTCTGTCCGTCTTTTTATCCCCAAAATCACAGATCCAACCCAGAAGCTTCCTCTCCTGATATACATCCATGGCGGTGCATTTTGCATTGAGTCTCCTTTCTCTTCTCTATACCATAACTACCTCGCCGATTTAGTCCACAACGCTAATGTTATAGCCGTGTCCGTCCAATATAGAAGAGCCCCAGAGCACCCTCTCCCTGCAGCATATGATGATTCATGGGCTGCAATCCAATGGGTTGCTTCACATGTAAATGGTGAAGGGTCTGAGTCCTGGCTTAATGGGCACGCAGATTTTGATAGAACGTTTTTGGCTGGTGATAGTGCTGGTGCTAATATTGCACATAACATGGTTGTGAGAGCTGGAACTACGAACGGCCTAAATGGGGTTAAAATTGTTGGTGTGGTTTTGGTGCACCCATTTTTTTGTAACAATGAGCCGGATACTTTTAGTCCGGTGATAGAGTTTATCTTTCCTTCTGTTAGAATCTATGATGATCCCAGGATTAACCCGGCCGGCGCAGGTGGGGCGGAGCTGGCTAGCTTGGGGTGCGCTAGGGTGCTAATTTTTGTTGCTGGCAAGGATAGGCTAAGAGACAGGGGAGTCCGTTACTACGAGGCACTGAAGAGGAGTGGGTGGGGTGGTCTGGTGGAAATTGTGGAGACTGAAGGAGAAGATCATGTTTTCCATCTGCTGAACCCTAATTGTGCCAAGGCTAGGGTCATGATGGAGAAGGTTGTTTCCTTCATTAATCACGGTCGTTAG